A genomic window from Vicia villosa cultivar HV-30 ecotype Madison, WI unplaced genomic scaffold, Vvil1.0 ctg.002903F_1_1, whole genome shotgun sequence includes:
- the LOC131640033 gene encoding uncharacterized protein LOC131640033: MKTSQSRQKSYHDKRRKDLEFQASDHVFLRVTSMTSVGGALKSKKLTPCFIGSYHISDKVGNVAYRVALPPNLSNLHDVFHVSQLCKYISDPSHVIHMDNVQVRDNLTVETMPVRIEDHETKNA; the protein is encoded by the coding sequence ATGAAGACTTCTCAAAGTAgacagaaaagttaccatgataagCGGCGGAAGGATTTGGAATTTCAGGCTagtgatcatgtgtttttgagagtcaCGTCGATGACTAGTGTGGGGGGAGCATTGAAgtctaagaagctcactccttGTTTTATTGGATCGTATCATATTTCGGACAAGGTTGGAAATGTGGCGTATAGAGTGGCGCTACCGCCGAATCTTTCGAATTTacatgacgtgtttcatgtgtcgcaactcTGTAAGTATATTTctgatccgtctcatgtgattcatatggatAATGTGCAAGtacgggataatctcacggtggagacaaTGCCGGTACGAATTGAGGATCATGAAACGAAAAACGCTTAG
- the LOC131640031 gene encoding uncharacterized protein LOC131640031, whose protein sequence is MAGRNDAAIAAALEALAQAVQQQPIAGGNDGSRVLETFQRNHPPTFRGKHDLEGAQEKFLVKYYPEDVRGKKEIEYLELKQGEISVTEYAAKFVELENYYPHYTKETAEFSKCVKFENRLRSEIKKAISYQRICKFPDLVNCCKIYEEDSKAH, encoded by the exons ATGGCTGGAAGAAACGATGCCGCtattgctgctgctttggaagcttTGGCTCAGGCTGTGCAGCAACAGCCTATCGCTGGTGGAAATGATGGATCTCGTGTGTTAGAGACTTTCCAGAGGAACCACCCACCTACGTTTCGAGGAAAGCATGACCTTGAAGGAGCACAAGA GAAGTTCCTAGTGAAGTACTACCCGGAAGATGTCCGCGGCAAGAAAGAGATTGAGTATCTAGAACTGAAACAGGGAGAAATATCAGTGactgagtatgctgccaagtttgtggaattgGAAAACTACTATCCTCATTACACCAAGGAGACTGCTGAGTTTTCGAAGTGTGTCAAGTTCGAAAACAGGTTACGTTCAGAAATCAAGAAGGCAATCAGCTATCAGCGAATCTGTAAGTTTCCGGACTTGGTGAATTGTTGCAAAATTTATGAGGAAGATAGTAAGGCTCACTAA